The DNA sequence CCCCGTCCCCACCCACCCGGGAGCCGGTACGCACCAGGTCCGGATCGCCGACCGCGTACCGGCCGAACTCTTCCTCGCGGACCGGAGGGAGGCGCTCCTTGTCCTCCCCTCCGGCAGCGCGGGCCCCGCGGCGCTCGTCGTCGGCGACGGGGAACTGCTGGACTCGCTGGTTGCTCTGTTCGAGACCGTCTGGCACGAGGCCCGCCCGCTGCCGCCCGTCGAGGACGCTCCTTTACCGCTACCGTCCGCCTCCGATGTCTCCGCTGTCTCCGACGTCCCCGACGCCACGGACCTGGCGGTCCTGTCGCTGCTGCTGTCGGGCCTGACCGACGCGAGCGTCGCCAAGCAACTGGGGCTGGGGTTGCGGACGGTGCAGCGGCGGGTGAAGCGGCTCATGGAACTGGCCGGGGTGACGACCCGGCTCCAGCTCGGCTGGAAGGCGGCGGAGCGGGGCTGGACGACGGGAGGGCCGGCGAGGGCGACGGCGGCGCAGTGGCGGCCGACGGCGGCGCGGAGCTGAGGAGGGAGGGCGCCCCAGGCGGGCGCCCTTGACATCCCGGCAGTCACAACCCCGCCAGTCACATCCCCGGCAGTCCGTCCCGCACCGGCCGCTCCCCCGCCTCCAGCGCGAGCAGCAGGCGCTTGCGGTCGAGGCCGCCCGCGTACCCGGTCAGCGACCCGTCCGCGCCGATGACGCGGTGGCACGGGCGCAGGACCAGCAGCGGGTTGGCGCCGATGGCTCCGCCGACCGCGCGGACGGCCGCGCGCGGAGCGCCGACGCGGGCGGCGAGTTCGCCGTAGCTGGTGGTCGCGCCGTACGGGACGGCGTCGAGCGCGTCCCAGACCCGGCGGCGGAACTCCGTCCCCTCGACGGCGTACTCGAGCGCGAACTCCTTGGTCTCGCCCGCGAAGTAGGCGGCGAGCTGGCGCCGGGCCTCGGTGAAGGCGTCGGGTGCGCGGTGCCAGTCGGGGCGGACGGTGGCGCCGTTGGGCTGGCCCGGGACGGAGAGGGAGACGAGGGCGGTGCCGCCCGGGGCGGTCGCGGAGGGGCGGCCGGTGAGCAGCAGGGTGCCGAGGGGGCTGTCGATCTCGGTGTACAGCGTCGCAAGCATCGGGTGCCGTCCTTACTTCCCCGCAGCGGCGGGCGCGTGGTTCCAGAGGTGGTGCAGTGCGTACGAGCGCCAGGGCCGCCAGTCGTCGGCGGCGTCCGGACCGGCGCCGAGGGCGGCGAGTCCGTGGCGCGCCCCGGCGTCGCCGGGGAGGAAGACGTCGGGGTCGCCGAGCGCCCGCATCCGGATGTAACCGGCGGTCCAGGGGCCGACGCCGGTCAGGGCGAGCAGCCGCCGTTCGGCGTCGTCGCGGTCGGCGCCCGGGTCGAGCCGGACGGTGCCGTCGGCGAGGGCCGCCGCCACCGTCCGCAGGGCGCGCCTGCGGGACTCCGGCATGCCCGGATCGTCGGGGCCGTCGAGACCGGCCTCGGCGAGGACGCCGGGTTCCGGGAAGACGTGGGTCAGCGTGCCGTCGGGTACGGGCAGCGGGGTGCCGTGGGCGGCGACGAGCCGGGCCGCGAGGCGGGCCGCCGCGGCGACCGAGACCTGCTGCCCGAGCACGGCCCGGACGGCCAGTTCCTCCGCGTCCGCCGCCCCGGGGGACCGGAGGCCGGGCCGGGCGGCGACGAGCGGGCGGAGCCGGGGGTCGGCGCCGAGGCGTTCCGCCACGGCGTCGGGGTCGGCGTCCAGGTCGAAGAGGCGGCGCATGCGCTGGACGGCGTTGGCGAGGTCGCGCAGGTCGGTGAGGTGGAGCCGGCAGGCGAGCCAGGCGCCGCGGTCGTTCCGCCCGCCCGTGCGGCCGTGCCCGGCGGGCGGCTCCTGGACCTCGGCGATGCCCGTGCCGTAGGGCAGGCGCAGGGTGCGCCGGTAGACGCGGGCGCCGACGGCGCCCGTCACCTCCTCGATCCCGGTGATCGCGCGGCGCTCCAGGAAGTCGAAGACCTCCCGCGCGGCGTACGGGCCCCGGTGGGCGAGCCGCAGCGGCACGCCCGCCGGAGTGGTCCCCTTGCCCGCCCGCACCGGCCTGCCGGTCCTGGCCTGTGCCCGGAGGGCGGTCGGCGTCTGGGCGTAGATCTCGCGGATGGTGTCGTTGAACTGCCGCACGCTCGCGAAACCCGCCGCGAAGGCGGTCTCCGTGACCGGCAGGTCCGTGGTCTGCAGCAGTACGCGGGCGGTGTGCGCGCGCTGCGCCCGGGCGAGGGCGACGGGCCCGGCGCCCAGCTCCTCGGTGAGCTGCCGGTGCACCTGCCGCTCGCTGTACCCGAGCCGCGCGGCGAGCCCCGCGACGCCCTCCCGGTCCACCACCCCGTCCGCGATCAGCCGCACCGCCCGTCCCACCAGGTCGGCCCGGATGTTCCACTCGGCCGACCCGGGCGCCGCGTCCGGCCGGCACCGCCGGCAGGCCCGGAACCCGGCCCCCTGCGCCGCCGCCGCGGACGGGTAGAAGCGGACGTTCACCCGCTTCGGCGTCACCGCCGGACAGCTCGGCCGGCAGTAGATCCCGGTCGTCGCGACGGCGAAGAAGAACTCGCCGTCGAAGCGGGCGTCTCTGCTGCTTACCGCCTGGTAGCGGAGGTCGTCGGGGTGGGGGGTGGTTGTGGTCACGTGTTCCAGTGTGCGGGAGGGACGGTGGAGGGACTGGCGGAAATCGGACGCGGGGTTTGGCCCTCCGGGCGGGGGTGCCCCGGTCCCGCCCCTTCGCCGATTCCTGGGGCTGCGCCCCAGACCCCGCTTGTCGCGGCTTCGCCGCTCGTCCTCAAGCGCCGGACGGGCTGGATCGTGCGCCCGGGCGCAACCACTCAGCCCGTCCGGCGTTTGAGGACCTCGCGGCGAAGCCGCGATGCAGGGGGTCCGGGGCCCTCCCCGGGAATCGGCGAAGGGGTGGGACCGGGGCACAGCCCGCCGCAGGCGCCTAGCGCGAGCGCCCCCGCTTGCGTTCCACCATGTACGCCCCCTCCGCCCGCCGCAGCTTCCACTCCCGCCGCAGCTCCGCGCGCAGCCGCGCGTCCGTGCGGGCCGCGAGGCGCTGGTTCTCGCGGAGGAGCTTGCGGTAGCTGTCGAGGCGGCGAGGGGCCAGCGCGCCCTCCTCAATGGCCGCCGTCACCGCGCACCCGGGCTCGCTGTCGTGGCCGCAGTCGTGGAAGCGGCATTCTGCGGCGAGGGCCTCGATCTCGGAGAAGGTGCGGGAGACGCCGCCCTCGGCGTCCCAGAGGCCGACGCCCCTCAGCCCGGGGGTGTCGATGAGGACGCCGCCGCCCGGATTTTCATCTTAATCTTTATTATTACCTATATTCTTCCAATCCTACTCTTACCTCTCCACTCCATTCCTACATTCTACTTATCCCCCTCTTTCTAATTCTCTTTATTCCAATATTTATTCCTTCTCCATTCCTTCCCTATTCTCCCCTCCCTACCCTTCCCTTCTTTATCTCCCACTCACTCTAATACCTCCCACCCCCCTCATCCTTCTCCTCCATTTCTCCTTCCTCTTCTAACCCTTAATACTTTCCTCTTCTTAATTCCTACTCCCCTTCTTTACATATCCTTACATCCAATTACCTCCACCCACTCCCTTTCACCTTCCCCTCAACCCCCCCTTCCCCCTTCTCCCTTCTCCCTAACCCACCCCCCCCCTTTCTTACTATTACTTCCCCCTTCTCTACTTTACTTCCTCACACTTTCTCTAACCCCCCTAATTCTTCCCTTCAATTCCCACCTTCCCTCATTTCTTACCTATTACCTTCCCTCCCTCCCCTATCTTTCTCCTTCCTCCCTCTCCCTTCCTATCCCCCTTCCTAACATTTAACTACTTCCTCCCACTACTCTTATCAATGCCATTCCTCCCCTATTTACTCCCATTTCCTTACCCCTCTTATACTCCTTATTTCCTTTACTTACCCCTACTATTCCTGACTCTACCCCCCTTCTACGACCTAGGTCGTCATCTTCCCCTGACTACGCTTACGATCGCTCCCGGGATGCACCTAAGCCCACTGCTTCCGTAGGGCCGCGTAGACCAGTGGCGTGCAGCGAAGCCCTCGTCCCAGCCGTAGCGGGCGAGGGGGTGCTGTGCGGAATGCGGGAACGACTCGGAGGACAACGCGGTGTTCCTTCGGAAGGAGGGAGGTGAGAGTGGTCGATCGCCGGGTACGGGCCGTCGTGGCCGCCGTGGTGACAGTCATCCCGGACTCACCTCCTGATTCCGCGCGCGGCACCGCTGCCGCTGTCTCCCGCGCCGCTGGTCGCGGCTGTCGGGGGGACTTTAGAGCGGGTCGGGCCGCGCTCGCGAGCGATTATCCGCTCGTGAGCGCGGCCCGACCCGCTCCCCCCTTACCGCCTTGCCGCTCTACCGCCTCCGGTGCTTCGCGTGCTTGGGCTCCCCCTTCGCCGCCTTCCCCGGCTTCTCCGCCCGCACGTGCTGGAGCCGCGTCCGCACGTCCTCGGGCGGCAGGAACTGCGCCCACCGCTCCGGGAACTCCGAGGGCGGCTCCCGGTCCCGCAGTCCGTCCTCCGCGTAGTCCTCGGGGTCGTCCTCGTACTCGTGGACCATCGCCAGCGCTGCCCGCTCGGCCGCCGTCGCCGCCGCGGCGGCGGCCTTGCGGCGGTCCGCCTCGGCGCGGGCGGCGGCGGTGGTGACCGACGGCCAGACGCGGTCCATGGCCGCGTTGACCGCAGCGCCCACGAGCACGGCGAAGGCGGAGACGCCGATCCACAGCAGGACGGCGACGGGCGCCGCGAGCGAGCCGTAGATCGTCAGACCTTCCACCGTGTGGGTGAGGTAGATCCGCAGCAGGAAGCTGCCGATCACCCACATCGTGAGCGCCACGAGCGCCCCGGGGATGTCCTCCCGCCACGGCGACCGCACGGGCACCGACACGTGGTACAGCGTGGTCAGGAAGGCGACGGACAGCACCAGGACGACGGGCCAGTACAGGACCTGCACGACGCCGGCGCTCCACGGCACGATGTTCTCCACCGCCTCCGGTCCCACCACCATCAGCGGCATCACCACCGCCCCGATGAGCAGGGCGACGAGGTAGAGCAGGAAGGCCAGCAGCCTGGTGCGGACGATGCCGCGCCGGCCCTCCAGCCCGTACATGATGGTGATGGTGTCGACGAAGACGTTGACGGCCCGCGATCC is a window from the Streptomyces mobaraensis genome containing:
- a CDS encoding methylated-DNA--[protein]-cysteine S-methyltransferase: MLATLYTEIDSPLGTLLLTGRPSATAPGGTALVSLSVPGQPNGATVRPDWHRAPDAFTEARRQLAAYFAGETKEFALEYAVEGTEFRRRVWDALDAVPYGATTSYGELAARVGAPRAAVRAVGGAIGANPLLVLRPCHRVIGADGSLTGYAGGLDRKRLLLALEAGERPVRDGLPGM
- a CDS encoding DNA-3-methyladenine glycosylase 2 family protein — its product is MTTTTPHPDDLRYQAVSSRDARFDGEFFFAVATTGIYCRPSCPAVTPKRVNVRFYPSAAAAQGAGFRACRRCRPDAAPGSAEWNIRADLVGRAVRLIADGVVDREGVAGLAARLGYSERQVHRQLTEELGAGPVALARAQRAHTARVLLQTTDLPVTETAFAAGFASVRQFNDTIREIYAQTPTALRAQARTGRPVRAGKGTTPAGVPLRLAHRGPYAAREVFDFLERRAITGIEEVTGAVGARVYRRTLRLPYGTGIAEVQEPPAGHGRTGGRNDRGAWLACRLHLTDLRDLANAVQRMRRLFDLDADPDAVAERLGADPRLRPLVAARPGLRSPGAADAEELAVRAVLGQQVSVAAAARLAARLVAAHGTPLPVPDGTLTHVFPEPGVLAEAGLDGPDDPGMPESRRRALRTVAAALADGTVRLDPGADRDDAERRLLALTGVGPWTAGYIRMRALGDPDVFLPGDAGARHGLAALGAGPDAADDWRPWRSYALHHLWNHAPAAAGK
- a CDS encoding YihY/virulence factor BrkB family protein, with product MAWLLLKDTINSCMEYRVTGLAAEAAFFTLLSLPPLLLGFMSLLGYLDDWTGTHTIRSLQDNIINASSAVLSDRGVNQITVPLLNDVQNGARRPEIVSVGFAIALWSGSRAVNVFVDTITIMYGLEGRRGIVRTRLLAFLLYLVALLIGAVVMPLMVVGPEAVENIVPWSAGVVQVLYWPVVLVLSVAFLTTLYHVSVPVRSPWREDIPGALVALTMWVIGSFLLRIYLTHTVEGLTIYGSLAAPVAVLLWIGVSAFAVLVGAAVNAAMDRVWPSVTTAAARAEADRRKAAAAAATAAERAALAMVHEYEDDPEDYAEDGLRDREPPSEFPERWAQFLPPEDVRTRLQHVRAEKPGKAAKGEPKHAKHRRR
- a CDS encoding helix-turn-helix transcriptional regulator, translating into MPGAIGPAAVGDLERGRAAGQRRQERSEGRSGGPGAAVEAVTGAAAVADRLTGLRRRAVEEVCALVKDRPWVDIGCPWVDTGTGHPVRREHPVRHRTVVDRAGSAVPVPVPTHPGAGTHQVRIADRVPAELFLADRREALLVLPSGSAGPAALVVGDGELLDSLVALFETVWHEARPLPPVEDAPLPLPSASDVSAVSDVPDATDLAVLSLLLSGLTDASVAKQLGLGLRTVQRRVKRLMELAGVTTRLQLGWKAAERGWTTGGPARATAAQWRPTAARS